From Schistocerca americana isolate TAMUIC-IGC-003095 chromosome 11, iqSchAmer2.1, whole genome shotgun sequence, the proteins below share one genomic window:
- the LOC124553622 gene encoding formin-like protein 5: MNKAVLALLLVLSAAALSSAAPDSAAEEYEYEDEEEAAPAPPPPPPAPARGGSRLNALLGSRGAAGGRPASPLSRGAKPAAPAKAAEPAPPPPPPQPEPAEAEEGSEEEGAEEDQQAATTTTEPPKKGLVRGGVRPFRSNDDLLAALKRRRQQQVSSGGHHGGSAGRSTTTTTEASAEVTASKSRSTQASGGGSRRGRFNGGGARAAAGSSSDAAVVQPPPSASGGGRSRFSGRRGAASSAAADLDASEQQADEQPAPARSGKAFRGRRQ; encoded by the exons GCTGTTGCTGGTGCTGTCGGCGGCGGCGCTGTCGTCGGCCGCCCCCGACTCGGCGGCGGAGGAGTACGAGTACGAGGACGAGGAGgaggcggcgccggcgccgcccccgccgcccccggcgccggcCAGGGGCGGCTCGCGGCTCAACGCGCTGCTCGGCTCCAGGGGCGCCGCGGGGGGCAGGCCCGCCTCCCCGCTGAGCAGGGGGGCCAAGCCGGCCGCCCCCGCCAAGGCCGCCGAGcccgcgccgcctccgccgcccccgcagccggaGCCG GCGGAGGCTGAGGAGGGCAGCGAGGAAGAGGGTGCTGAGGAGGATCAGCAAGCAGCCACCACGACCACCGAGCCTCCCAAGAAGGGCCTGGTGCGCGGCGGCGTGAGGCCCTTCCGCAGCAACGACGACCTGCTGGCAGCACTCAAGCGCAGGAGGCAGCAGCAg GTGTCCTCGGGTGGCCACCACGGCGGGTCGGCGGGCCGCAGCACGACCACCACCACGGAGGCGTCGGCGGAGGTGACGGCGAGCAAGAGCCGCAGCACGCAGGCCTCCGGCGGCGGCAGCCGGCGGGGGCGGTTCAACGGGGGCGGGGCGCGCGCCGCCGCCGGCTCCAGCAGCGACGCCGCCGTCGTGCAGCCGCCGCCCTCCGCCTCCGGGGGCGGCAGGAGCCGCTTCTCCGGCCGGCGCGGCGCAGCCTCCTCCGCCGCCGCGGACCTGGACGCCTCCGAGCAGCAGGCGGACGAGCAGCCCGCCCCCGCCAGATCCGGCAAGGCGTTCCGCGGCCGCCGCCAGTGA